The following coding sequences lie in one Ostrinia nubilalis chromosome 2, ilOstNubi1.1, whole genome shotgun sequence genomic window:
- the LOC135082048 gene encoding serine/threonine-protein kinase mig-15 isoform X2, producing the protein MAHQLAPSVNCSLDDIDLSALKDPAGIFELIEVVGNGTYGQVYKGRHTKTGQLAAIKVMDVTQDEEEEIKLEINVLKKYSNHRNIATYYGAFIKKSPPGKDDQLWLVMEYCGAGSVTDLVKSTKGQSLKEEWISYICREILRGLSYLHSNKVIHRDIKGQNVLLTDNAEVKLVDFGVSAQLDRTIGRRNTFIGTPYWMAPEVIACDENPDATYDNRSDLWSLGITALEMAESQPPLCDLHPMRALFLIPRNPPPRLKSKKWAKKFHSFIETVLVKDYHQRPYTEQLLKHPFIRDQPTERQVRIQLKDHIDRCKKRKQDNSVREDYKYSGSEGEEEENAIAGEPSSIVHNAAAHQGGDTLRRNFQQIQEGRAPAEPPQPQPPPKRNSKREEREEIPEPGPPARPSIPQRLIVVPDPQTQQPNRYRPLPPTPKSSGSSNSSGSNNGTPPASGPQPPQRGSHHMFKPMLPPRRPEDLDKLAAQLNELGVVSGNEPPNRPPRAPTNGQGPPVERNPPEPTFDESDSDSDAEESGGRVRNDGTLLASDPPKPLPGLSAVSEDGGGAGGAPTRPLPPTPDDDEPHPDRTLVMKRKENTETDKRQSDVDEAVLLKDWDFARFFPSRNAEGKGEKKETPRVEPTPPPRREDPWSQFKANNTPPARHKQPQPQKHSEKSTQDKLSDIIKYKKEQDAELNSPNRFFRGFRRENSDFFPLPSTRHSAIYFPKHESQVGASKQLRSSGIFNNSRKQVIKSPASGEPILTDFIKMNDSLKMSAQGEVKKSDKKGSDRKVSANNPIDALKTVAALIRQDSENSTPSRQSSVNSDSPASSVCFAGAPDVTADTATPAPDASIVRPRREKTESDIVFRRNSHYNRHSELMSSGQEAVLAQDKGRSSGANDGSGARTSSVLPDLVSQAGQPTTPPRHDKSTSEEYRQAIAGGMPLPHHHHPSPPSAQSTPSKSFVAGALQQSPSSSSVGSQQFLPLQQKQRSFLTFGFGAGSAGSGTGGSGNASRRESHVNVNVTPTGHDLSSDTPEIRKYKKRFNSEILCAALWGVNLLIGTENGLMLLDRSGQGKVYQLISRRRFQQMEVLEGQNILVTVSGKKNRVRVYYLSWLKSKILRTDGLSDQAERRNGWINVGELQGAVHFRIVKYQRIKFLVIALKDSIEIYAWAPKPYHKFMAFKNFGELQHRPLLVDLTIEEETRLKVIYGSADGFHAVDLDTATVYDIYIPKHGAIVPHCIVPLPNSNGMQLLLCYDNEGVYVNTNGRVSKNIVLQWGEMPTSVAYIGTGQIMGWGNKAIEIRSVESGHLDGVFMHKKAQRLKFLCERNDKVFFSSAKGGSSCQIYFMTLNKPGMANW; encoded by the exons ATGGCGCATCAACTGGCACCGTCTGTAAATTGTTCATTGGACGACATTGACCTCAGCGCTCTAAAG GATCCTGCTGGCATTTTCGAACTCATAGAAGTTGTCGGAAATGGCACATATGGCCAAGTGTACAAG GGCCGCCACACCAAAACTGGCCAACTTGCCGCCATCAAGGTTATGGACGTCACACAAGATGAAGAGGAAGAAATCAAACTTGAGATAAATGTTCTGAAAAAGTACTCTAACCATCGAAATATAGCTACTTATTATGGTGCATTTATTAAGAAAAGTCCCCCCGGCAAAGATGACCAACTTTGGTTAGTCATGGAGTATTGTGGTGCTG GTTCAGTGACGGATTTGGTGAAATCAACCAAAGGACAATCTTTGAAAGAAGAATGGATCTCTTACATTTGCAGAGAAATCTTGAGAGGTCTAAGCTACCTGCACTCAAACAAAGTCATCCACAGGGATATCAAAGGACAAAATGTCTTGTTGACTGACAATGCTGAAGTTAAACTTG TGGATTTTGGTGTGTCAGCACAACTTGATAGGACCATCGGTAGAAGGAATACATTCATTGGTACACCTTACTGGATGGCGCCAGAAGTCATTGCCTGTGATGAGAATCCGGATGCCACCTATGACAACCGCTCTGATCTTTGGTCTCTTGGCATCACTGCCTTGGAGATGGCTGAGAGTCAGCCACCTCTCTGTGATCTCCATCCTATGCGTGCTCTCTTTCTTATTCCAAG AAATCCGCCTCCTCGTCTCAAATCCAAAAAATGGGCTAAGAAATTTCATAGTTTTATTGAGACTGTTCTTGTCAAGGATTATCATCAACGGCCTTATACTGAGCAGCTTCTAAAGCATCCCTTCATCAG GGACCAACCTACCGAAAGACAAGTGAGAATACAGTTGAAGGATCACATAGATAGGTGTAAAAAGAGAAAGCAGGACAATTCGGTCCGCGAAGACTACAAATACTCGGGATCTGAGGGCGAAGAAGAGGAGAATGCGATCGCTGGGGAGCCCTCTTCCATCGTGCACAACGCCGCGGCGCACCAGGGCGGCGACACGCTGCGCCGCAACTTCCAACAGATACAGGAGGGACG AGCTCCCGCGGAGCCCCCACAGCCGCAGCCGCCGCCTAAACGCAACAGTAAACGCGAGGAGCGGGAGGAGATACCAG AACCTGGCCCGCCGGCGAGGCCTTCCATTCCACAAAGACTGATTGTAGTGCCAGACCCACAAACACAGCAACCTAATAGATATAG GCCTCTGCCCCCGACGCCGAAGTCGTCAGGCTCGTCCAACAGCTCGGGCTCTAACAACGGGACGCCGCCCGCCAGCGGCCCGCAGCCGCCGCAGCGCGGCTCGCACCACATGTTCAAGCCTATG CTTCCTCCGCGAAGACCAGAG GATTTGGATAAGTTGGCTGCACAACTCAACGAACTGGGAGTGGTGTCAGGCAACGAGCCGCCCAATCGACCTCCGCGTGCACCTACTAATGGGCAAG GTCCTCCCGTGGAGCGCAACCCGCCGGAGCCGACGTTCGACGAGTCGGACAGCGACTCGGACGCGGAGGAGAGCGGCGGCCGCGTGCGCAACGACGGCACCCTGCTCGCCAGCGACCCGCCCAAACCGCT ACCGGGCCTGAGCGCGGTGTCGGAGgacggcggcggcgccggcggaGCGCCCACGCGCCCGCTGCCGCCCACGCCCGACGACGACGAGCCACACCCAGACCGCACGCTCGTGATGAAGCGG AAAGAGAATACGGAAACCGATAAACGGCAGTCGGACGTTGACGAGGCGGTGCTCCTGAAGGATTGGGACTTCGCGCGGTTTTTCCCCTCGCGGAATGCAGAAGGCAAGGGCGAGAAGAAAGAAACGCCGCGTGTCGAGCCTACGCCCCCGCCGCGACGCGAAGACCCCTGGTCCCAATTCAAGGCCAACAACACGCCGCCCGCCCGCCACAAGCAACCGCAACCACAGAAACACAGCGAGAAATCCACCCAGGACAAACTCTCCGACATCATCAAATACAAGAAGGAACAAGACGCGGAGTTGAACTCTCCAAACAGATTCTTTAGAGGGTTCAGAAGGGAGAACTCCGATTTTTTTCCTTTGCCCAGCACGCGACACTCCGCCATATACTTTCCTAAGCACGAAAGTCAGGTCGGAGCGAGCAAGCAGCTGAGATCCAGTGGCATATTTAACAATTCGCGGAAGCAAGTGATCAAGTCGCCGGCCTCGGGCGAGCCGATATTGACTGATTTTATAAAGATGAACGACAGTCTGAAGATGTCGGCGCAGGGCGAGGTGAAGAAGAGTGATAAGAAGGGGAGCGATAGAAAGGTGTCGGCGAATAATCCGATTGACGCTCTGAAGACGGTGGCGGCGCTGATCAGGCAAGATAGCGAGAATAGCACGCCGAGTCGGCAGAGTTCCGTCAACAGCGATTCACCTGCGTCAAGCGTGTGCTTCGCGGGCGCGCCTGACGTCACCGCCGATACCGCCACGCCTGCGCCCGATGCCAGCATCGTCAGGCCCCGCAGAGAAAAGACTGAATCTGACATAGTATTCCGAAGAAACTCACATTACAATCGGCACTCTGAGCTTATGTCGAGTGGGCAGGAAGCGGTACTCGCACAGGATAAG GGTCGATCGAGTGGCGCGAATGACGGCAGCGGGGCTCGCACCAGCTCCGTGCTCCCCGACTTGGTGAGCCAGGCGGGCCAGCCCACCACGCCGCCGCGCCACGACAAGTCCACCAGCGAGGAG TACAGGCAAGCGATTGCCGGGGGCATGCCCCTCCCCCACCACCACCACCCGTCCCCCCCCTCGGCGCAGTCCACGCCGTCCAAGTCGTTCGTGGCGGGCGCGCTGCAGCAGTCGCCGTCGAGCTCGTCGGTGGGCTCGCAACAGTTCCTCCCCCTGCAACAGAAGCAGCGCTCCTTCCTCACGTTCGGCTTCGGCGCGGGCTCGGCCGGCAGCGGCACCGGCGGCTCCGGCAACGCGTCGCGCCGCGAGTCGCACGTCAACGTCAACGTCACGCCCACCGGCCACGACCTCAGCTCCGACACGCCCGAGATCAGGAAGTACAAGAAGCGGTTCAACTCGGAGATACTCTGCGCGGCGCTCTGGG GAGTCAACTTACTAATCGGAACGGAAAATGGATTGATGCTACTTGACCGCTCTGGACAAGGCAAAGTTTATCAATTGATCTCACGACGCCGCTTCCAACAAATGGAAGTGCTAGAAGGACAGAACATTCTCGTGACGGTATCCGGCAAGAAGAACCGCGTCCGAGTGTACTATCTCAGTTGGCTCAAGTCAAAAATACTGCGCACCGATGGATTAAGTGAT CAAGCGGAAAGGAGGAATGGTTGGATCAACGTTGGTGAGCTGCAAGGAGCAGTCCACTTCCGCATTGTGAAATATCAACGAATCAAATTCCTTGTAATTGCTCTCAAGGATTCTATTGAGATATACGCCTGGGCTCCTAAGCCCTATCACAAATTCATGGCTTTCAAAAACTTTGGAGAGCTACAGCATAG GCCTCTTTTAGTAGATCTTACCATTGAAGAAGAAACAAGACTGAAAGTAATTTATGGCTCTGCCGATGGTTTCCACGCTGTTGACTTGGACACTGCCACTGTCTATGACATTTATATTCCGAAGCAT GGAGCCATTGTACCACATTGCATTGTACCTCTTCCGAACTCCAATGGGATGCAGTTATTGTTATGCTACGACAACGAAGGCGTGTATGTGAATACTAATGGACGTGTTAGCAAAAATATTGTTCTTCAG TGGGGAGAAATGCCCACTTCAGTAGCCTACATCGGCACAGGACAAATCATGGGCTGGGGCAACAAGGCAATCGAAATACGTTCCGTCGAGAGCGGCCACCTCGACGGCGTGTTCATGCACAAAAAGGCCCAACGACTCAAGTTCTTGTGCGAGCGCAACGACAAAGTATTCTTCTCGTCGGCCAAGGGCGGCTCCTCGTGCCAGATATACTTCATGACGCTGAACAAGCCCGGCATGGCCAACTGGTAG
- the LOC135082048 gene encoding serine/threonine-protein kinase mig-15 isoform X1 → MAHQLAPSVNCSLDDIDLSALKDPAGIFELIEVVGNGTYGQVYKGRHTKTGQLAAIKVMDVTQDEEEEIKLEINVLKKYSNHRNIATYYGAFIKKSPPGKDDQLWLVMEYCGAGSVTDLVKSTKGQSLKEEWISYICREILRGLSYLHSNKVIHRDIKGQNVLLTDNAEVKLVDFGVSAQLDRTIGRRNTFIGTPYWMAPEVIACDENPDATYDNRSDLWSLGITALEMAESQPPLCDLHPMRALFLIPRNPPPRLKSKKWAKKFHSFIETVLVKDYHQRPYTEQLLKHPFIRDQPTERQVRIQLKDHIDRCKKRKQDNSVREDYKYSGSEGEEEENAIAGEPSSIVHNAAAHQGGDTLRRNFQQIQEGRAPAEPPQPQPPPKRNSKREEREEIPEPGPPARPSIPQRLIVVPDPQTQQPNRYRPLPPTPKSSGSSNSSGSNNGTPPASGPQPPQRGSHHMFKPMLPPRRPEDLDKLAAQLNELGVVSGNEPPNRPPRAPTNGQGPPVERNPPEPTFDESDSDSDAEESGGRVRNDGTLLASDPPKPLPGLSAVSEDGGGAGGAPTRPLPPTPDDDEPHPDRTLVMKRKENTETDKRQSDVDEAVLLKDWDFARFFPSRNAEGKGEKKETPRVEPTPPPRREDPWSQFKANNTPPARHKQPQPQKHSEKSTQDKLSDIIKYKKEQDAELNSPNRFFRGFRRENSDFFPLPSTRHSAIYFPKHESQVGASKQLRSSGIFNNSRKQVIKSPASGEPILTDFIKMNDSLKMSAQGEVKKSDKKGSDRKVSANNPIDALKTVAALIRQDSENSTPSRQSSVNSDSPASSVCFAGAPDVTADTATPAPDASIVRPRREKTESDIVFRRNSHYNRHSELMSSGQEAVLAQDKGRSSGANDGSGARTSSVLPDLVSQAGQPTTPPRHDKSTSEEYRQAIAGGMPLPHHHHPSPPSAQSTPSKSFVAGALQQSPSSSSVGSQQFLPLQQKQRSFLTFGFGAGSAGSGTGGSGNASRRESHVNVNVTPTGHDLSSDTPEIRKYKKRFNSEILCAALWGVNLLIGTENGLMLLDRSGQGKVYQLISRRRFQQMEVLEGQNILVTVSGKKNRVRVYYLSWLKSKILRTDGLSDQAERRNGWINVGELQGAVHFRIVKYQRIKFLVIALKDSIEIYAWAPKPYHKFMAFKNFGELQHRPLLVDLTIEEETRLKVIYGSADGFHAVDLDTATVYDIYIPKHTQGAIVPHCIVPLPNSNGMQLLLCYDNEGVYVNTNGRVSKNIVLQWGEMPTSVAYIGTGQIMGWGNKAIEIRSVESGHLDGVFMHKKAQRLKFLCERNDKVFFSSAKGGSSCQIYFMTLNKPGMANW, encoded by the exons ATGGCGCATCAACTGGCACCGTCTGTAAATTGTTCATTGGACGACATTGACCTCAGCGCTCTAAAG GATCCTGCTGGCATTTTCGAACTCATAGAAGTTGTCGGAAATGGCACATATGGCCAAGTGTACAAG GGCCGCCACACCAAAACTGGCCAACTTGCCGCCATCAAGGTTATGGACGTCACACAAGATGAAGAGGAAGAAATCAAACTTGAGATAAATGTTCTGAAAAAGTACTCTAACCATCGAAATATAGCTACTTATTATGGTGCATTTATTAAGAAAAGTCCCCCCGGCAAAGATGACCAACTTTGGTTAGTCATGGAGTATTGTGGTGCTG GTTCAGTGACGGATTTGGTGAAATCAACCAAAGGACAATCTTTGAAAGAAGAATGGATCTCTTACATTTGCAGAGAAATCTTGAGAGGTCTAAGCTACCTGCACTCAAACAAAGTCATCCACAGGGATATCAAAGGACAAAATGTCTTGTTGACTGACAATGCTGAAGTTAAACTTG TGGATTTTGGTGTGTCAGCACAACTTGATAGGACCATCGGTAGAAGGAATACATTCATTGGTACACCTTACTGGATGGCGCCAGAAGTCATTGCCTGTGATGAGAATCCGGATGCCACCTATGACAACCGCTCTGATCTTTGGTCTCTTGGCATCACTGCCTTGGAGATGGCTGAGAGTCAGCCACCTCTCTGTGATCTCCATCCTATGCGTGCTCTCTTTCTTATTCCAAG AAATCCGCCTCCTCGTCTCAAATCCAAAAAATGGGCTAAGAAATTTCATAGTTTTATTGAGACTGTTCTTGTCAAGGATTATCATCAACGGCCTTATACTGAGCAGCTTCTAAAGCATCCCTTCATCAG GGACCAACCTACCGAAAGACAAGTGAGAATACAGTTGAAGGATCACATAGATAGGTGTAAAAAGAGAAAGCAGGACAATTCGGTCCGCGAAGACTACAAATACTCGGGATCTGAGGGCGAAGAAGAGGAGAATGCGATCGCTGGGGAGCCCTCTTCCATCGTGCACAACGCCGCGGCGCACCAGGGCGGCGACACGCTGCGCCGCAACTTCCAACAGATACAGGAGGGACG AGCTCCCGCGGAGCCCCCACAGCCGCAGCCGCCGCCTAAACGCAACAGTAAACGCGAGGAGCGGGAGGAGATACCAG AACCTGGCCCGCCGGCGAGGCCTTCCATTCCACAAAGACTGATTGTAGTGCCAGACCCACAAACACAGCAACCTAATAGATATAG GCCTCTGCCCCCGACGCCGAAGTCGTCAGGCTCGTCCAACAGCTCGGGCTCTAACAACGGGACGCCGCCCGCCAGCGGCCCGCAGCCGCCGCAGCGCGGCTCGCACCACATGTTCAAGCCTATG CTTCCTCCGCGAAGACCAGAG GATTTGGATAAGTTGGCTGCACAACTCAACGAACTGGGAGTGGTGTCAGGCAACGAGCCGCCCAATCGACCTCCGCGTGCACCTACTAATGGGCAAG GTCCTCCCGTGGAGCGCAACCCGCCGGAGCCGACGTTCGACGAGTCGGACAGCGACTCGGACGCGGAGGAGAGCGGCGGCCGCGTGCGCAACGACGGCACCCTGCTCGCCAGCGACCCGCCCAAACCGCT ACCGGGCCTGAGCGCGGTGTCGGAGgacggcggcggcgccggcggaGCGCCCACGCGCCCGCTGCCGCCCACGCCCGACGACGACGAGCCACACCCAGACCGCACGCTCGTGATGAAGCGG AAAGAGAATACGGAAACCGATAAACGGCAGTCGGACGTTGACGAGGCGGTGCTCCTGAAGGATTGGGACTTCGCGCGGTTTTTCCCCTCGCGGAATGCAGAAGGCAAGGGCGAGAAGAAAGAAACGCCGCGTGTCGAGCCTACGCCCCCGCCGCGACGCGAAGACCCCTGGTCCCAATTCAAGGCCAACAACACGCCGCCCGCCCGCCACAAGCAACCGCAACCACAGAAACACAGCGAGAAATCCACCCAGGACAAACTCTCCGACATCATCAAATACAAGAAGGAACAAGACGCGGAGTTGAACTCTCCAAACAGATTCTTTAGAGGGTTCAGAAGGGAGAACTCCGATTTTTTTCCTTTGCCCAGCACGCGACACTCCGCCATATACTTTCCTAAGCACGAAAGTCAGGTCGGAGCGAGCAAGCAGCTGAGATCCAGTGGCATATTTAACAATTCGCGGAAGCAAGTGATCAAGTCGCCGGCCTCGGGCGAGCCGATATTGACTGATTTTATAAAGATGAACGACAGTCTGAAGATGTCGGCGCAGGGCGAGGTGAAGAAGAGTGATAAGAAGGGGAGCGATAGAAAGGTGTCGGCGAATAATCCGATTGACGCTCTGAAGACGGTGGCGGCGCTGATCAGGCAAGATAGCGAGAATAGCACGCCGAGTCGGCAGAGTTCCGTCAACAGCGATTCACCTGCGTCAAGCGTGTGCTTCGCGGGCGCGCCTGACGTCACCGCCGATACCGCCACGCCTGCGCCCGATGCCAGCATCGTCAGGCCCCGCAGAGAAAAGACTGAATCTGACATAGTATTCCGAAGAAACTCACATTACAATCGGCACTCTGAGCTTATGTCGAGTGGGCAGGAAGCGGTACTCGCACAGGATAAG GGTCGATCGAGTGGCGCGAATGACGGCAGCGGGGCTCGCACCAGCTCCGTGCTCCCCGACTTGGTGAGCCAGGCGGGCCAGCCCACCACGCCGCCGCGCCACGACAAGTCCACCAGCGAGGAG TACAGGCAAGCGATTGCCGGGGGCATGCCCCTCCCCCACCACCACCACCCGTCCCCCCCCTCGGCGCAGTCCACGCCGTCCAAGTCGTTCGTGGCGGGCGCGCTGCAGCAGTCGCCGTCGAGCTCGTCGGTGGGCTCGCAACAGTTCCTCCCCCTGCAACAGAAGCAGCGCTCCTTCCTCACGTTCGGCTTCGGCGCGGGCTCGGCCGGCAGCGGCACCGGCGGCTCCGGCAACGCGTCGCGCCGCGAGTCGCACGTCAACGTCAACGTCACGCCCACCGGCCACGACCTCAGCTCCGACACGCCCGAGATCAGGAAGTACAAGAAGCGGTTCAACTCGGAGATACTCTGCGCGGCGCTCTGGG GAGTCAACTTACTAATCGGAACGGAAAATGGATTGATGCTACTTGACCGCTCTGGACAAGGCAAAGTTTATCAATTGATCTCACGACGCCGCTTCCAACAAATGGAAGTGCTAGAAGGACAGAACATTCTCGTGACGGTATCCGGCAAGAAGAACCGCGTCCGAGTGTACTATCTCAGTTGGCTCAAGTCAAAAATACTGCGCACCGATGGATTAAGTGAT CAAGCGGAAAGGAGGAATGGTTGGATCAACGTTGGTGAGCTGCAAGGAGCAGTCCACTTCCGCATTGTGAAATATCAACGAATCAAATTCCTTGTAATTGCTCTCAAGGATTCTATTGAGATATACGCCTGGGCTCCTAAGCCCTATCACAAATTCATGGCTTTCAAAAACTTTGGAGAGCTACAGCATAG GCCTCTTTTAGTAGATCTTACCATTGAAGAAGAAACAAGACTGAAAGTAATTTATGGCTCTGCCGATGGTTTCCACGCTGTTGACTTGGACACTGCCACTGTCTATGACATTTATATTCCGAAGCAT ACACAGGGAGCCATTGTACCACATTGCATTGTACCTCTTCCGAACTCCAATGGGATGCAGTTATTGTTATGCTACGACAACGAAGGCGTGTATGTGAATACTAATGGACGTGTTAGCAAAAATATTGTTCTTCAG TGGGGAGAAATGCCCACTTCAGTAGCCTACATCGGCACAGGACAAATCATGGGCTGGGGCAACAAGGCAATCGAAATACGTTCCGTCGAGAGCGGCCACCTCGACGGCGTGTTCATGCACAAAAAGGCCCAACGACTCAAGTTCTTGTGCGAGCGCAACGACAAAGTATTCTTCTCGTCGGCCAAGGGCGGCTCCTCGTGCCAGATATACTTCATGACGCTGAACAAGCCCGGCATGGCCAACTGGTAG